A single Methylobacterium sp. 17Sr1-1 DNA region contains:
- a CDS encoding phytanoyl-CoA dioxygenase family protein encodes MSSISTSPAAPSLARGAVRALGAAVRAPLWLAGVAGADKSFAKNPILGSPALNRLGLHAGRVRLAARMAEQRRARMAHRLEPADRTAFDRDGIVIKRDFLDPDAFAALKAEIYGRPFEARELRQGQAVQRMVPLGGRALAELPHLRALVEHPALRALTHYAASRAGEPVTYLQTVLAEPDGPNDPQTALHADTFHATTKGWFFLHDVAEEDGPFTYVPGSHRLTPERLAWERAQSIAARGAANGHHAAGSFRITEAELAGLGYGPPVRVAVPGNTLVIADTFGFHARAPSLRASTRVTVHTYIRRNPFLPWTGLDPKALPGLRGRELALYLGLQDIQRRLTGRGAPWRPVGAVAIDAPART; translated from the coding sequence ATGTCGTCCATCTCCACCTCGCCCGCCGCCCCATCGCTCGCCCGCGGCGCGGTGCGGGCCCTCGGTGCGGCCGTCCGGGCGCCGCTCTGGCTCGCGGGCGTCGCCGGGGCCGACAAGTCCTTCGCCAAGAACCCGATCCTCGGCAGCCCGGCCCTCAACAGGCTCGGCCTCCATGCCGGGCGGGTGCGGCTCGCCGCCCGCATGGCCGAGCAGCGGCGCGCCCGGATGGCCCATCGCCTCGAACCGGCCGACCGCACCGCCTTCGACCGCGACGGCATCGTGATCAAGCGCGACTTCCTCGATCCGGACGCCTTCGCGGCGCTGAAGGCCGAGATCTACGGCCGCCCCTTCGAGGCGCGGGAGCTGCGGCAGGGCCAGGCGGTGCAGCGGATGGTGCCCCTCGGCGGGCGGGCCCTGGCGGAGTTGCCGCACCTGCGGGCGTTGGTCGAGCACCCTGCCTTGCGGGCCCTGACCCACTACGCCGCCTCGCGCGCCGGCGAGCCGGTCACCTACCTCCAGACGGTGCTGGCCGAGCCCGACGGGCCGAACGATCCGCAGACCGCGCTCCACGCCGACACCTTCCACGCCACCACCAAGGGCTGGTTCTTCCTGCACGACGTCGCCGAGGAGGACGGGCCCTTCACCTACGTGCCGGGCTCGCACCGGCTGACGCCGGAGCGCCTCGCCTGGGAGCGGGCGCAGAGCATCGCGGCCCGCGGCGCCGCCAACGGGCACCACGCCGCAGGCTCGTTCCGGATCACCGAGGCGGAGCTCGCCGGGCTCGGCTACGGCCCGCCGGTGCGGGTGGCGGTGCCGGGCAACACCCTGGTCATCGCCGACACGTTCGGGTTCCACGCCCGGGCGCCGAGCCTGCGGGCGAGCACGCGGGTGACGGTGCACACCTACATCCGCCGCAACCCGTTTCTGCCCTGGACCGGCCTCGACCCGAAGGCGCTACCGGGCCTGCGCGGGCGGGAGCTGGCGCTCTATCTCGGGTTGCAGGACATCCAGCGCCGCCTGACCGGCCGCGGCGCGCCGTGGCGCCCGGTCGGCGCCGTCGCCATCGACGCGCCGGCCCGGACCTGA
- a CDS encoding DNA/RNA non-specific endonuclease: protein MIRVAAFSALKPPVAGVLLLIGSTALLPGPALARTCPEHFAGGTLPTLTNPRLSADTTLLCYKAFAVLYSGLSRTPLYAAEHLTAARVEAARRIDRVDAFHEEAGVPEAARADLADYAGSGWDRGHMAPSGDMPSPSAQAESFTLANIVPQNPDLNRQLWAGIESSVRALAVERGDLFVVTGPLFEGTSVQSLRGRVLIPTRLFKAVYDANRGEAGVYLARNAAPGEAWEAISLDQLAGLGGIVAFPDLPDSVRRRTMALPEPRRDDHAGGPRSRREPGFLDWLAAELRRAARRAWRDFLRSLF, encoded by the coding sequence GTGATCCGCGTTGCCGCCTTCAGCGCACTGAAACCGCCGGTTGCCGGCGTCCTGCTGCTGATCGGATCGACGGCACTCCTGCCGGGGCCGGCCCTGGCGCGCACCTGCCCGGAGCATTTCGCGGGCGGCACGCTCCCGACGCTGACCAATCCACGGCTCTCCGCCGACACCACGCTCCTGTGCTACAAGGCCTTCGCGGTCCTCTATTCGGGCCTGTCGCGCACGCCGCTCTACGCCGCCGAACACCTCACCGCCGCGCGGGTCGAGGCCGCGCGCCGGATCGACCGGGTCGATGCCTTCCACGAGGAGGCGGGAGTGCCGGAGGCGGCGCGCGCCGACCTCGCGGATTACGCCGGCAGCGGCTGGGACCGGGGCCACATGGCCCCCTCCGGCGACATGCCGAGCCCGAGCGCGCAAGCCGAATCCTTCACCCTCGCCAACATCGTGCCGCAGAACCCGGACCTCAACCGCCAGCTCTGGGCCGGAATCGAGAGCAGCGTGCGGGCGCTCGCGGTCGAGCGCGGCGATCTGTTCGTGGTCACCGGGCCGCTGTTCGAGGGCACGAGCGTGCAGTCGCTGCGCGGCCGGGTGCTGATCCCGACCCGGCTGTTCAAGGCGGTCTACGATGCCAATCGCGGCGAGGCCGGGGTCTACCTCGCCCGCAACGCCGCCCCGGGCGAGGCCTGGGAGGCGATCTCCCTCGACCAGCTCGCAGGCCTCGGCGGCATCGTCGCCTTTCCGGACCTGCCGGATTCGGTCCGCCGCCGCACCATGGCGCTGCCCGAGCCGCGGCGCGACGACCATGCCGGCGGCCCGCGCAGCCGCCGCGAGCCCGGCTTCCTCGACTGGCTCGCCGCCGAATTGCGCCGCGCCGCCCGCCGTGCCTGGCGCGACTTCCTCCGCTCGCTGTTCTGA
- a CDS encoding capsular polysaccharide biosynthesis protein, which yields MDRGKLKRLWPRMPSESEGPGPRRSRRLGSEPTSRRVRLSDRWDEGFLRLGDARPERALSYIIDGLGIHYDATAPSELEVMLEEGGWESDELIARAQAGIARLRAGRLSLDNDSRRRDLPARTDPTRRRVVIVDQAVGDPTVGFGLAGASAFAAMLAAAAADAPEAERLVVMDPAARIGRRGHIDAAMAEAAGARLVGDPVTAWSVAEGCDRVYVVSAHAGFEAALAGTPVTCFGLPFYAGWGFTDDRLHLPRRTRRRKAADVFAAAYLVCSRYFDPYTGAPARFEDAVAILDLVASRWRENAVPTLCVGFSAWKRDWITRTLSAPGHRPVVRRGDAPLTVGELAEVRRVVTWASRMPAGTEEACRAAGVPLLRMEDGFLRSIGLGVALRPGASHVLDATGVYYDATGPSDLERLLETGTFSPDLLARAAALREAVVAARVSKYNVGSNAMPAMPRPGPVVLVAGQVENDASIRLGGTTVSGNAALLRLARERNPGAVIAFKPHPDVEAGLRPGWVPPDELAAHADVVLRDVSAIDAIEAADRVEVATSLIGFEALLRGKAVTTHGLPFYAGWGLTDNPGCPRRTRRLTLDELVAGALILYPRYVDPRTGLPCPPEVLVQRLAEGDPELARRAVTPEALLKQVWSVIWRRVLRRG from the coding sequence ATGGATCGCGGCAAGCTGAAGCGGTTGTGGCCCCGGATGCCGTCGGAGTCGGAGGGGCCCGGTCCCCGCCGCTCGCGGCGCCTGGGCAGCGAGCCGACCTCGCGGCGGGTGCGCCTGAGCGACCGTTGGGACGAAGGCTTCCTGCGGCTCGGCGACGCCCGTCCCGAGCGCGCCTTGAGCTACATCATCGACGGGCTCGGCATCCATTACGATGCCACGGCGCCGAGCGAACTCGAGGTCATGCTCGAGGAGGGCGGCTGGGAATCGGACGAGCTCATCGCCCGCGCGCAGGCCGGCATCGCGCGCCTGCGTGCGGGGCGGCTCAGCCTCGACAACGATTCCCGCCGCCGCGACCTGCCGGCGCGCACCGATCCCACCCGCCGGCGCGTGGTGATCGTCGACCAGGCCGTCGGCGACCCGACCGTCGGGTTCGGCCTCGCCGGCGCCAGCGCCTTCGCGGCGATGCTGGCGGCCGCGGCCGCCGACGCGCCGGAGGCCGAGCGCCTGGTGGTGATGGATCCGGCCGCCAGGATCGGCCGGCGCGGCCACATCGACGCGGCGATGGCGGAGGCCGCCGGCGCCCGCCTGGTCGGCGACCCCGTCACCGCCTGGTCGGTGGCGGAAGGGTGCGACCGCGTCTACGTCGTCTCGGCCCATGCCGGCTTCGAGGCGGCGCTCGCCGGCACGCCCGTGACCTGCTTCGGCCTGCCCTTCTACGCCGGCTGGGGCTTCACCGACGACCGGCTGCACCTGCCCCGGCGCACCCGCCGGCGCAAGGCCGCGGACGTCTTCGCCGCCGCCTACCTGGTCTGCTCGCGCTACTTCGATCCCTATACGGGGGCGCCGGCCCGGTTCGAGGACGCCGTCGCGATCCTCGATCTCGTCGCGTCGCGCTGGCGCGAGAACGCGGTGCCGACCCTCTGCGTCGGCTTCTCGGCCTGGAAGCGGGACTGGATCACCAGGACCCTGTCGGCCCCGGGCCACCGCCCGGTGGTGCGCCGGGGCGACGCCCCGCTGACGGTGGGCGAGCTGGCGGAGGTCCGGCGCGTCGTGACCTGGGCCAGCCGGATGCCGGCCGGAACCGAGGAGGCCTGCCGCGCGGCGGGGGTGCCGCTCCTGCGGATGGAGGACGGCTTCCTGCGCTCGATCGGCCTCGGGGTCGCCCTGCGGCCCGGTGCCTCGCACGTCCTCGATGCCACCGGCGTCTACTACGACGCGACGGGTCCGAGCGACCTCGAGCGCCTGCTCGAGACCGGGACGTTTTCCCCCGATCTCCTCGCCCGGGCGGCGGCTCTGCGCGAGGCCGTGGTCGCCGCGCGGGTGAGCAAGTACAATGTCGGCAGCAACGCGATGCCGGCGATGCCGCGTCCGGGCCCGGTGGTGCTGGTCGCCGGCCAGGTCGAGAACGACGCCTCGATCCGCCTTGGTGGGACGACGGTCTCGGGCAATGCCGCGCTCCTGCGCCTTGCCCGTGAGCGCAATCCCGGTGCGGTGATCGCCTTCAAGCCGCATCCGGACGTCGAGGCGGGCCTCAGGCCCGGCTGGGTGCCGCCGGACGAGCTCGCCGCCCATGCCGACGTGGTCCTGCGCGACGTCTCGGCGATCGACGCGATCGAGGCGGCGGACCGGGTCGAGGTCGCGACCTCGCTGATCGGCTTCGAGGCGCTGCTCCGCGGCAAGGCCGTGACCACCCACGGCCTGCCCTTCTATGCCGGCTGGGGCCTGACCGACAATCCTGGCTGCCCCCGCCGCACCCGCCGCCTGACGCTCGACGAATTGGTGGCCGGCGCCCTGATCCTCTATCCGCGCTACGTCGATCCGCGCACCGGCCTGCCCTGCCCGCCCGAGGTGCTGGTGCAGCGCCTCGCCGAGGGCGACCCGGAGCTGGCGCGCCGCGCCGTCACCCCCGAGGCCCTGCTCAAGCAGGTCTGGTCCGTGATCTGGCGCCGCGTGCTGCGGCGGGGGTGA
- the ettA gene encoding energy-dependent translational throttle protein EttA: MAREFIYHMRGLTKTYSSGKKVLDNVHLSFYPDAKIGVLGVNGAGKSTLLRIMAGIDTEFNGDGFVAEGARVGYLPQEPQLDPDKTVRENVMEGVAESQAILDRYNELAMNYSEETADEMTRLQDEIEAKGLWDLDSKVDQAMDALRCPGDDVAVATLSGGERRRVALCRLLLWQPELLLLDEPTNHLDAETVGWLEGHLRTYPGAILIVTHDRYFLDNVTSWILELDRGRGIPYEGNYSSWLVQKQKRLAQEGREEESRQRTIEREQEWVSASPKARQAKSKARIARYEDLVAKSQEKGPSTAQIVIPIAERLGNNVIEFDHLEKAFGDRLLIDDLSFKLPPGGIVGVIGPNGAGKTTLFRMINGLESPDKGDIRIGESVKLGYVDQSRDALNPDATVWQEISGGNDILYLGKREINSRAYCGAFNFKGSDQQKKVGVLSGGERNRVHLAKILKSGANVLLLDEPTNDLDVDTLRALEEALEDYAGCAVIISHDRWFLDRIATHILAFEGDSHVEWFEGNFADYEADKKRRLGVDSTIPHRIKYKKFSR, encoded by the coding sequence ATGGCCCGTGAATTCATCTACCACATGCGGGGTCTGACCAAGACCTATTCCAGCGGCAAGAAGGTGCTCGACAACGTGCACCTGTCCTTCTACCCGGACGCCAAGATCGGCGTGCTCGGCGTCAACGGCGCCGGCAAGTCGACGCTGCTGCGGATCATGGCGGGCATCGACACCGAGTTCAACGGCGACGGCTTCGTGGCCGAGGGCGCACGGGTCGGCTACCTGCCGCAGGAGCCGCAGCTCGATCCGGACAAGACGGTCCGCGAGAACGTGATGGAGGGCGTCGCTGAGTCCCAGGCGATCCTCGACCGCTACAACGAGCTCGCGATGAACTATTCCGAGGAGACGGCGGACGAGATGACCCGTCTCCAGGACGAGATCGAGGCCAAGGGCCTGTGGGATCTCGATTCCAAGGTCGACCAGGCGATGGACGCCCTGCGCTGCCCGGGCGACGACGTGGCGGTCGCCACCCTCTCGGGCGGCGAGCGCCGCCGCGTCGCTCTCTGCCGCCTGCTCCTGTGGCAGCCCGAGCTGCTGCTCCTCGACGAGCCGACCAACCACCTCGACGCCGAGACCGTCGGCTGGCTCGAAGGGCACCTGCGCACCTATCCGGGCGCGATCCTCATCGTCACCCACGACCGCTACTTCCTCGACAACGTCACGAGCTGGATCCTCGAGCTCGACCGCGGCCGGGGCATCCCCTACGAGGGCAACTACTCGTCCTGGCTAGTCCAGAAGCAGAAGCGCCTCGCCCAGGAGGGCCGCGAGGAGGAGTCGCGCCAGCGCACCATCGAGCGCGAGCAGGAATGGGTCTCGGCCTCGCCGAAGGCCCGGCAGGCCAAGTCCAAGGCCCGTATCGCCCGTTACGAGGACCTCGTCGCCAAGTCGCAGGAGAAGGGGCCCTCGACCGCGCAGATCGTCATCCCGATCGCCGAGCGGCTCGGCAACAACGTCATCGAGTTCGACCACCTGGAGAAGGCCTTCGGCGACCGGCTGCTGATCGACGACCTGTCGTTCAAGCTGCCGCCGGGCGGCATCGTCGGGGTGATCGGCCCGAACGGCGCCGGCAAGACCACCCTGTTCCGGATGATCAACGGCCTCGAGAGCCCCGACAAGGGCGACATCCGCATCGGCGAGAGCGTGAAGCTCGGCTACGTCGACCAATCGCGCGACGCGCTCAACCCCGACGCGACCGTCTGGCAGGAGATCTCCGGCGGCAACGACATCCTGTATCTCGGCAAGCGCGAGATCAACTCCCGGGCCTATTGCGGCGCCTTCAACTTCAAGGGCTCGGACCAGCAGAAGAAGGTGGGCGTGCTCTCGGGTGGTGAGCGCAACCGCGTCCACCTCGCCAAGATCCTCAAGAGCGGCGCCAACGTGCTGCTGCTCGACGAGCCGACCAACGACCTCGACGTCGACACCCTGCGGGCGCTGGAGGAGGCGCTGGAGGATTACGCCGGCTGCGCGGTGATCATCAGCCACGATCGCTGGTTCCTCGACCGGATCGCGACCCACATCCTCGCCTTCGAGGGCGACAGCCACGTCGAGTGGTTCGAGGGCAACTTCGCCGATTACGAGGCGGACAAGAAGCGGCGCCTGGGCGTCGACTCCACCATCCCGCACCGGATCAAGTACAAGAAGTTCAGCCGCTGA
- a CDS encoding capsular biosynthesis protein — MRADPARNVEPARQAVRPGARQVFLFLQGPVTPYFARVADALEARGHRCLRVNLCFGDWLFWRRAGGVNFRGTRETWPAFIADLIDREGVTDLMLLGEQRYYHKVAIAAAKARGLNVTVTDFGYLRPDWITLERDGMSGDSCFPKDPEAVMALAAKAPEPDLVPRYRDSFWLQAVWDMGYHLMSNWLWWLYPGYKSHQVHHPALVYMGTGLHILRAKRTGPRGDALVRRLREAGTTYYVLPLQMENDFQLRAYSPFFDLKTPIHAVIRSFSEHAPAESRLLVKIHPLDPGIRNWARIVRRSAVKWGVSDRVDFVDGGDLGAMLEGCRGVVTVNSTVGLWSMRANKPTMTLGAAIYDIQGLTYQGALETFWTKAEPPRRELWDAFIKAIVANIQIRGVYYKGEGLAAAVEATASRLDLTQGAWLEVRSRARTAPEAGDDLPGIEALQNA; from the coding sequence GTGAGAGCTGATCCCGCGCGAAACGTCGAACCGGCCCGGCAGGCCGTCCGTCCGGGCGCCCGCCAGGTCTTCCTGTTCCTGCAGGGTCCGGTCACGCCGTACTTCGCCCGGGTCGCCGACGCCCTCGAGGCGCGGGGCCACCGCTGCCTGAGGGTCAACCTCTGCTTCGGCGACTGGCTGTTCTGGCGCCGGGCGGGCGGCGTGAACTTCCGCGGCACCCGCGAGACCTGGCCGGCCTTCATCGCCGACCTGATCGACCGCGAGGGCGTGACCGACCTGATGCTGCTCGGCGAGCAGCGCTACTACCACAAGGTCGCGATCGCCGCCGCCAAGGCCCGCGGCCTGAACGTCACGGTGACGGATTTCGGCTACCTGCGGCCGGACTGGATCACGCTGGAGCGCGACGGCATGTCGGGGGACAGCTGCTTCCCGAAGGACCCCGAGGCCGTGATGGCGCTCGCCGCGAAGGCGCCCGAGCCCGATCTGGTGCCGCGCTACCGCGACAGCTTCTGGCTCCAGGCCGTGTGGGACATGGGCTACCACCTGATGAGCAACTGGCTCTGGTGGCTCTATCCCGGCTACAAGTCGCACCAGGTGCACCATCCGGCCCTGGTCTACATGGGCACCGGCCTGCACATCCTGCGCGCCAAGCGCACCGGCCCGCGGGGCGACGCCCTGGTGCGCCGCCTGCGCGAGGCCGGCACGACCTACTACGTGCTGCCGCTGCAGATGGAGAACGACTTCCAGCTGCGCGCCTACTCGCCGTTCTTCGACCTGAAGACGCCGATCCACGCGGTGATCCGCTCCTTCTCCGAGCATGCGCCGGCCGAGTCGCGCCTGCTGGTCAAGATCCACCCCCTCGATCCCGGCATCCGCAACTGGGCGCGCATCGTGCGCCGCTCGGCGGTGAAGTGGGGCGTCTCCGACCGGGTCGACTTCGTCGATGGCGGCGATCTCGGGGCGATGCTGGAGGGTTGCCGCGGCGTCGTGACGGTCAACAGCACCGTCGGCCTGTGGTCGATGCGCGCCAACAAGCCGACCATGACGCTCGGCGCCGCGATCTACGACATCCAGGGCCTCACCTACCAGGGCGCCCTCGAGACGTTCTGGACGAAGGCCGAGCCGCCCCGGCGCGAGCTGTGGGACGCCTTCATCAAGGCGATCGTCGCCAACATCCAGATCCGCGGCGTCTACTACAAGGGCGAAGGCCTGGCCGCCGCGGTGGAGGCCACGGCCTCCCGCCTCGACCTCACGCAGGGGGCCTGGCTCGAGGTCCGCTCCCGGGCCCGCACGGCCCCCGAGGCCGGCGACGACCTGCCGGGCATCGAGGCGCTGCAGAACGCCTGA
- a CDS encoding polysaccharide biosynthesis/export family protein, which translates to MVRVGMPAVLAAACLIGGCSSFLPAAGPTASAVVEGADVATDQGLLARYELVDVDAAVVEALRGRPLDSLLASFGDRRPSVQPVIGVGDAVTVTIWEAGSGGLFSGPAIADRFSTGSKSSSIPEQIVARDGTISVPYAGRIKVAGRRAPDVQTQIEQELAGKAIQPQVLVTVNSPLSTSVTVLGEAAAAGGGARLAAARSGPVSNLGGGRVPLTEKGDRLLDVIATAGGVSAPVNETFVRLSRGSTTATVPLTAVVSNPRENIFLRPGDTLTLVRDPQTFLAVGATGANYEIPFSAEGITLAQALAKSGGLRDFQADPAGVFIFRFEPASVVRRLRPGSALLSSNFVPVVYRINMRDPNSLFVSQAFRMRNRDLVYVSNAPFTEVQKVLSVFSTVTSPIASGASLYSATR; encoded by the coding sequence ATGGTGCGCGTCGGTATGCCAGCGGTCCTGGCGGCTGCTTGCCTCATCGGGGGATGCAGCAGCTTCCTGCCCGCGGCCGGCCCGACGGCGAGCGCGGTCGTGGAGGGCGCCGACGTCGCGACCGACCAGGGCCTGCTCGCCCGCTACGAACTCGTCGACGTCGATGCTGCGGTGGTCGAGGCCCTGCGCGGCCGCCCGCTCGACAGCCTGCTCGCCTCCTTCGGCGACCGCCGCCCCTCCGTACAGCCGGTGATCGGCGTCGGCGACGCCGTCACGGTGACGATCTGGGAGGCCGGCAGCGGCGGCCTGTTCTCCGGTCCCGCCATCGCCGACCGCTTCTCCACCGGCTCGAAATCCTCCAGCATCCCCGAGCAGATCGTGGCCCGGGACGGGACGATCTCGGTGCCGTATGCCGGCCGCATCAAGGTCGCGGGCCGGCGCGCGCCGGACGTGCAGACCCAGATCGAGCAGGAGCTCGCCGGCAAGGCGATCCAGCCGCAGGTGCTCGTCACCGTCAACTCGCCGCTCAGCACCAGCGTCACGGTGCTGGGCGAGGCGGCGGCGGCCGGCGGCGGCGCCCGCCTGGCGGCGGCCCGGAGCGGCCCGGTCTCCAACCTCGGCGGCGGCCGCGTGCCGCTGACCGAGAAGGGCGACCGCCTGCTCGACGTCATCGCCACCGCGGGCGGCGTCTCGGCGCCGGTGAACGAGACCTTCGTGCGGCTGTCGCGCGGTTCCACCACCGCGACGGTGCCGCTCACCGCCGTCGTCTCCAACCCGCGCGAAAACATCTTCCTGCGCCCGGGCGACACCCTCACCCTGGTGCGCGACCCCCAGACCTTCCTGGCCGTCGGCGCGACGGGAGCGAATTACGAGATCCCGTTCTCGGCCGAGGGCATCACGCTGGCCCAGGCGCTGGCCAAGTCCGGGGGCCTGCGCGACTTCCAGGCCGATCCCGCCGGCGTGTTCATCTTCCGGTTCGAGCCGGCCTCGGTGGTGCGCCGCCTGCGCCCGGGCAGCGCGCTCCTGTCCTCGAACTTCGTGCCGGTGGTCTACCGGATCAACATGCGCGATCCCAACAGCCTGTTCGTCTCCCAGGCGTTCCGGATGCGCAACCGCGACCTTGTCTACGTCTCGAACGCGCCCTTCACCGAGGTCCAGAAGGTGCTCAGCGTGTTCTCCACCGTCACCTCGCCGATCGCCTCCGGCGCGTCGCTGTACTCCGCGACGCGGTAA